atccctccgatgtcaacaactacagaccagtatcccttctttcttttctctccaaaactcttgaacgtgccgtccttggccagctctcctgctatctctctcagaatgaccttcttgatccaaatcagtcaggtttcaagactagtcactcaactgagactgctcttctctgtatcacggaggcgctccgcactgctaaagctaactctctctcctctgctctcatccttctagacctatcggctgccttcgatactgtgaaccatcagatcctcctctccaccctctccgagttgggcatctccggcgcggcccacgcttggattgcgtcctacctgacaggtcgctcctaccaggtggcgtggcgagaatctgtctcctcaccacgcgctctcaccactggtgtcccccagggctctgttctaggccctctcctattctcgctatacaccaagtcacttggctctgtcataacctcacatggtctctcctatcattgctatgcagacgacacacaattaatcttctcctttcccccttctgatgaccaggtggcgaatcgcatctctgcatgtctggcagacatatcagtgtggatgacggatcaccacctcaagctgaacctcggcaagacggagctgctcttcctcccggggaaggactgtccgttccatgatctcgccatcacggttgacaactccattgtgtcctcctcccagagcgctaagaaccttggcgtgatcctggacaacaccctgtcgttctccaccaacatcaaggcggtggcccgttcctgtaggttcatgctctacaacatccgcagagtacgaccctgcctcacacaggaagcggcgcaggtcctaatccaggcacttgtcatctcccgtctggattactgcaactcgctgttggctgggctccctgcctgtgccattaaacccctacaactcatccagaacgccgcagcccgtctggtgttcaaccttcccaagttctctcacgtcaccccgctcctccgctctctccactggcttccagttgaagctcgcatccgctacaagaccatggtgcttgcctacggagctgtgaggggaacggcacctcagtaccttcaggctctgatcaggccctacacccaaacaagggcactgcgttcatccacctctggcctgctcgcctccctaccactgaggaagtacagttcccgctcagcccagtcaaaactgttcgctgctctggcaccccaatggtggaacaaactccctcacgacgccaggacagcggagtcaatcaccaccttccggagacacctgaaaccccacctcttcaaggaatacctaggataaagcaatccttctgccccccccccccccccttaaaagatctagatgcactattgtaaagtggctgttccactggatgtcataaggtgaatgcaccaatttgtaagtcgctctggataagagcgtctgctaaatgacttaaatgtaaatgtaaatgtatgcaggagtggcttcaggacaagtctctgaatgtccttgggtggcccagccagagtccggaatggaacccgatcaaacatctctggagagacctgaaaatagctgtgcagtgacgctccccatccaacctgacagagcttgagagaatctgcagagaagaatgggagaaacttcccatacaggtatgccaagcttttAGTGTCAAACTCAagaaaactcgaggctgtaatcgctgccaaaggtgctaaaACAAAGCACTGAGAAAGGGGTGAAATTACATATTTCactattttttcattttttttggctaaaatgtctaaaaacctgtttttgctttgtcattatggggtattgtgtgtagattgatgaggggggaaaactttTTTTTATTCCATTTCAGAATATGTctgtgatgtaacaaaatgtggaaaaagtcaagcggtctaaATACTTACCGAATGCACTGTCAACACCTGTATGTAAAAAGGATGGTTTTATGTAAAATACAACATAAAAAATACAGCAAATTCCACTTTTAAACATAAACAGGCACTACACTCTTGTTTAATTAACAGACTGAAATAAAGAGAGAAGTGTAATATTTCAAGAAAAAGCAAGACCATCAACAATAACAGAGGAAAGCATATGAGCCACCAAAAGCTAAAAAATGTCAACTTACAAAACAATAACATTCAGCATTTGTGAAATTCCATTCAGTGACATTAAACTCAGTAAACACTATCATATATCAATGGCAAAAATTCTAAATCATAAAAAAATTTGCACAGTGTACAGTTCATACTGTTATGATCACACAGATGATTCAGTCTGTTCGATGACATCATCAGATCGTATCTGGTCTTGAGGAGATTTGACTGTTGAACATAAATCTACAGGAATGGAACGGATGGAAGCATTAGAGTTttttgacgcacggatccctttagcgggatcattttcatcaacaaccgctaaattgcagagcgccaaatttaaaATAATTTGCTAAAAATATTtctattcatgaaatcacaagtgcaatatagcaaaacacagcttagcttgttgttaatccacctgtcgtgtcagattttgaaaatatgctttacagcgaaagcaatccaagcgtttgtgtgagtttattgatcactagacaaaacattaagaatacctagcagcagtgtagattggtcacgaaagccagaaaagcaatacaattaatcgcttacctttgatgatcttcagatgtttgcactcacgagactcccagttacacattaaatgttccttttgttcgataaagataacttttatataaaaaaatctccatttgtttggcgcgttatgttcagtattccacagccttagacaggtcatcaaggcttgacgaaaaatccaaatagtatccgtaaagttcgtagaaacatgtcaaacgttttaaataatcaatcctcaggttgtttttaacatcaataaacgataatatttcaaccagactGTAAACTATTCATTACTGGAgcgaaagaaaatgtcgagcaaccAGTGTCGAGCGCATCAACTAATGGAGGGACATCCAtgtatccactgacgcgttttgataaatctcgctaatttttcaaaataaaagcttgaaactatgtctccagactgttcacaccctgaggaagccacaggaaaaggaatctggttgatatccctttaaatggaggaaaggcaggcaatggaacagggatttttctaaataagagtcacttccgggttggatttcctcaggtttttgcctgcaaaatcagttctgttatactcacagacaatattttgacagttttggaaactttagagtgttttctatcctactcggTCAATTATATGAATATTCTAGCATCTGTACCctagaaataggcagcttacaatgggaacgttatttttccaaacataaaaattctgccccctagcttcaagaggttttaattGAACCAACTGCTCTTTAAACTGTACACAGTTATAAATAGTAATCCATCAGCAGTAACTGTAGCCATGTGGtaaaattattttttattaactgggtggttcaagccctgaatgctgactggCTGACAGGTGTGGTAAATCAGACCGTATAACAcgtttttgtaatatttatgccaGATGGTCATGTTAGCCTGTTGATACTTTCACATTGACATGAGGAAGTTAGCTTCATGCTAGCTGAATACCAGTGTTCTCAGAACCACGTTGTGGAGTTGATAATAATATTATTTGAAGAGTGAGTAACGATCagaattacattttatttcatgTAAAGCTTCAGTGTGTTGTATTATGTTTCATTTTTGAGTTGTAATTTATATGTTGATATGACATTTCCCCCAGTGCAGTATGGGGGAGATGAGGATCTACTGTTccatgtggggttagggtatcatgtggggtCAGGGTATCATGTGGGGCTAGGTTATCATGTGGGGTTGGGGTAtcatgtggggttagggtatcatgTGGTGATAGGGTATCATGTGGTGATAGGGTATCATGTGGGGCTAGGGTAtcatgtggggttagggtatcatgtggggttagggtatcatgtggggttagggtatcatgtggggttagggtatcatgtggggtcagggtatcatgtggggtcagggtatcatgtggggttagggtatcatgtgg
The DNA window shown above is from Salvelinus alpinus chromosome 31, SLU_Salpinus.1, whole genome shotgun sequence and carries:
- the LOC139561665 gene encoding uncharacterized protein — translated: MTDHHLKLNLGKTELLFLPGKDCPFHDLAITVDNSIVSSSQSAKNLGVILDNTLSFSTNIKAVARSCRFMLYNIRRVRPCLTQEAAQVLIQALVISRLDYCNSLLAGLPACAIKPLQLIQNAAARLVFNLPKFSHVTPLLRSLHWLPVEARIRYKTMVLAYGAVRGTAPQYLQALIRPYTQTRALRSSTSGLLASLPLRKYSSRSAQSKLFAALAPQWWNKLPHDARTAESITTFRRHLKPHLFKEYLG